GAAGCCCGTGAGCCTCGCGATGCGCCGGTCCAGCTGGTAGCCCACCAGGGTGCCGTCCTTCACCAGGTCCCAGGACTGCCCGGCCACGCCCTCGTCGTCGTACCCGATGGTCGCCAGGCCGTGCTCGGCCGTCCTGTCGCCCGTCACATTCATGATCGACGAGCCGTACGCGAGCTTGCCGAGCTGGTCGAAGGTGGCGAACGACGTCCCCGCGTACGCCGCTTCGTAACCGAGCGCGCGGTCCAGCTCGGTGGCGTGGCCGATGGACTCGTGGATGGTCAGCCAGAGGTTGGAGGGATCGACGACCAGGTCGTACGAGCCGGCCTCCACGCTCGGCGCCCGCATCTTCTCGGCGAGGTGCTCCGGGATGCGCGCGAGCTCCGCGTCCCAGTCCCAGCCGGTCCCTGTGAGGTACTCCCAGCCGCGCCCGACCGGCGGCGCGACGGTCCGCATCGAGTCGAACTCGCCGCTCGACTCGTCGACCGCGACCGCGGTGAGCTGCGGGTGGAGACGGACCCGCTGCTGCGTGGTCACCGTCCCCGCCGTGTCCGCGTAGAACTTGTTCTCGTGCACGGTGAGCAGCGAGGCGTCGACGTGCGAGACGCCCTCGGCGGCGAGGAGGCGCGCGCTCCACTCGGCGAGGAGACCGCTCTTCTCCTCGTCCGGCACGGAGAAGGGGTCGATCTCGTACGCCGAGACCCATGTCTTGTCGGCGTGCACGGGCTCACCCGCGAGCTCCACCTGCTCGTCCGACCCGGCGGCCTTGATGACTTTGGCCGAAAGCTTGGCCATCGCCACCGCCTGGGAGGCGACCTTGGCCGCCGCGTCCATCGTCAGATCGACGCCCGAGGCGAACCCCCAGGTGCCGCCGTGCACGACACGGACCGCGTAGCCGAGGTCCGTGGTGTCCGAGGTGCCGGCCGGCTTGGCGTCCCGCAGCCGCCAGGACGCGCTGCGCACCCGCTCGAAGCGGAAGTCCGCGTGGTCGGCGCCCAGGGCACGCGCGCGGGCCAGGGCCGCGTCGGCGAGGGCCCTGAGCGGCAGTGCCGTGAAGGCTTCATCGATGGAATGAGGCACGGGTGTCTCCCTGCTGTCGGCACCGGTCGCTCAGATCATGTCGCGCGTGAGGGCCCGGCGGCCAGAGTTTTCTGTAGGGACCCGACAGCGAGTCCGGTACGCCACTGTCGGTCGTCGATTCTCCGTATGGAGCACCGTACCGATAGGTTTTCGAGGTACCAGACCGCTATCGAAAGGGTGATCCGTTGAGCCGCTCGGTTCTCGTCACCGGAGGAAACCGGGGCATCGGCCTCGCCATCGCCCGCGTCTTCGCCGACACCGGCGACAAGGTCGCGATCACCTACCGCTCGGGTGAGCCGCCTCAGGCCCTCACTGAGCTCGGAGTCCTCGCCGTCAAGTGCGACATCACTGACGCCGAGCAGGTGGAGCAGGCCTACAAGGAGATCGAGGAGAAGCACGGTCCGGTCGAGATCCTGGTCGCCAACGCCGGGATCACCAAGGACCAGCTCCTCATGCGGATGTCCGAGGAGGACTTCACGTCCGTCCTCGACACCAACCTCACCGGCACCTTCCGTGTCGTGAAGCGCGCCAACCGCGGCATGCTGCGTGCCAAGAAGGGCCGCGTCGTGCTGATCTCCTCCGTCGTCGGCCTGATGGGCGGCCCGGGGCAGGCGAACTACGCCGCCTCCAAGGCGGGCCTGGTCGGCTTCGCGCGCTCGCTCGCCCGTGAGCTCGGGTCGCGCAACCTCACTTTCAACGTCGTCGCGCCCGGTTTTGTCGACACCGACATGACCAAGGCGCTGACGGACGAGCAGCGGTCGAACATCATGGCCCAGGTCCCGCTCGGCCGTTACGCGCAGCCCGAGGAGATCGCCGCCGCGGTGAAGTTCCTCGCCTCGGACGACGCCTCGTACATCACTGGAGCCGTCATCCCGGTTGACGGCGGATTGGGCATGGGTCACTGATCACCATGAGCGGAATTCTCGACGGCAAGAAGATCCTGATCACGGGCGTTCTGATGGAGTCCTCCATCGCGTTCCACGCGGCCAAGGTCGCGCAGGAGCAGGGCGCCGAGGTCATCCTCACCGCCTTCCCGCGGCCCACGCTCACCGAGCGCATCGCCAAGAAGCTGCCCAAGCCCGCCAAGGTCATCGAGCTCGACGTGACCAATCAGGAGCACCTGGACCGGCTCGCGGGCCTGGTCAAGGACGAGCTCGGCGGCCTCGACGGCGTCGTGCACTCCATCGGCTTCGCGCCGCAGGGCGCCTTCAACTTCCTCGAGGCGAGCTTCGAGGACGTCGCGACGGCGATGCACGTCTCGGCGTTCTCCCTGAAGTCGCTCACCATGGCCTGCCGCCCCCTGATGCCGAACGGCGGCTCCGTCGTGGGGCTGACCTTCGACGCGCAGTTCGCCTGGCCGAAGTACGACTGGATGGGCCCGGCCAAGGCCGCCCTCGAGGCGACCTCGCGCTACCTCGCCCGCGACCTGGGCAAGGAGAACATCCGCTGCAACATGATCTCGGCGGGTCCGATCGGCTCCATGGCAGCCAAGTCCATCCCCGGCTTCGCCGACCTCGCGGACGTCTGGAACACCCGCTCCCCGCTGGACTGGGACATGGCCGACCCGGAGCCCGCGGGCCGCGGCATCGTCGCGCTGCTCTCGGACTTCTTCCCGAAGACGACGGGCGAGATCATCCACGTCGACGGCGGCGTGCACATGATGGGTGCCTGAGCAGGCATTCCGTACGTTTTTGACGCCCCGTCCCCGCGATGCGCGGGAGGCGGGGCGTCACCCGTCCGGCCCACCGGCCGGGCGGGTGAGGGGCAGTGGCGCGCACCCTGAGGTGTGCGCCCGTCATCCCCTGCGGTGCTCGCCGCTCTCACCCTGCTGATCGCCCTGCCGTACGGCGCCGCGTCGCATGCCGCCGGAGAGGCGAAGCCGCCCCACGCGCGCGTGGAGGCCGCCGAACCCCGGCCGTTCGGCTCGGAGTGCCGTACCAGCGTCGAGGGCTCGGACGCGGTCGCGTACTGCCACAACCCCTTCCCCGAGACGGACCGGGTCCGGCTGCACGTGGAGTGCGACCAGTGGTGGGACATCGACAGCGACGGCGTCTCCGTGGAGGCCGGTCCCGCCCAGACGGTGCGGCTGACCGGCCGCTGCTGGAAGGGCGTCCGCTCGGCCTGGGTCAGCCACCAGAAGTGAGGGTCACGGCCGTGCGGGGTCCTCGAAGAGTTCACGGCGGCACATGAAGGGGTAGCCGGCGGCCTCCTTGGCCGCCGCCTCCGCGTCGTGCTCCCGGATCGCGTCGACGAGCCGGGCGTGGTCCATGTGGCTCTCGGGGGTCAGTTCCTCGCCGATGTCCTCGCGCAGCCAGTCGATCATGACCTCGCCGAGGTCCGCGTACATCGCCGTCATCGCGTCGTTGTGGGACGCGGCCACGACGGCCAGGTGGAAGGTCGCGTCGGCCGCGACGAAAGCCTCCGCGTCACCCGATGCCCAGGCCTCCTCGCGGCGCTCCAGAAGGGCGTCCAGCTGTTTGAGGTCGCGCTCCGTGCGCCGCTGCGCCGCCAGTTTCGCCGCGCTCGACTCCAGCGTGGAGCGCAGCTCCGCGATGTGCCGCGGATCCGTCTCGGCGAACCTGCGCTGCATCACGCCTGCCAGCTCGCTCGTCGCGACCACATAGGTGCCCGATCCCTGGCGGATGTCGAGGAGGCCGTTGTGCGCGAGGGCGCGGACCGCCTCCCGGACGGTGTTGCGCGCCACCCCCAGCTGCTCGACCAGCTCGGGCTCGGTGGGGATGCGGGAGCCGACCGGCCACTCTCCCGAAGAGATCTGGTTACGCAGCTCGGCGATGACCTGTTCGGAGAGCGCTGAGCGGTGAGGGGTGGTCAGCGGCATGACGTTCCTTCGTGCGCGAGGTGACGGGCGGGGCGGGTGCGGTGCGGTGCGGGACGAGGTTACGGAAGATGTGACGCGTTCGGATTGGACAGCCAATCATCCCATGATTCTATGATGGCCCCATGGCTAGTGAGGAAACCAGGACGATGACACCGACACCGACTCCGACGACACCGGTACGCACCGAAGCGGCGCACGAGGCAGCGGAGAAACAGCCCCCCACGCGCGCGTGGGCGACGCGTCTCGTCATGGTCGGCATCGTCCTCGCCGCCCTCAACCTCCGTCCGGGCATCACCAGCCTCGGCTCCCTCCTCGAAGAGGTGCGTGACGGCCTCGGCATGAGCGGCACGCTCGCCGGGCTCCTCACCTCCGTCCCGCCGCTCTGCTTCGCGGTCTTCGGAGTGATGGCACCGCGGCTCGCCCGCCGGTTCGGCCCCAGCGCGGTGGTCTGCGCGGGCATGGTCGCCATCGCCACGGGCCTGGCGATCCGCCCGTTCCTGGGCGGCACCGTCGGCTTCCTCGCCGCGAGCGCGCTCGCCCTGATGGGCATCGCGGTCAGCAACGTCCTGATGCCGGTGATCGTCAAGCGCTGGTTCCCCGACCGGGTCGGCTCGATGACCGGGCTCTACTCGATGGCGCTCGCGCTCGGCACCTCGCTGGCCGCGGCCGTCACGGTGCCCATGACCGACGCGCTGGGCGGCAGTTGGCAGTCCGGGCTCGCGGTGTGGGCGGCGCTCGCCGTCGCCGCCGTCGTGCCGTGGGTGCCGCTCGTGCGGGACCGCGGCGTGGCCTCGGCCGCCCCGGAGCACGTCAGCTCCGAGGTGCGCCAGGAGGACGCGGGGCTGCGCATCACGCGCAGCCGTACGGCGTGGGCGCTCGCCGTATTCTTCGGTCTCCAGGCCACCGCCGCGTACATCACGATGGGCTGGATGCCGCAGATCTTCCGCGACGCCGGGGTCCCCGCGGGGGAGGCAGGCGTGCTCCTCGCCGTCATCATGGCGATGGGCGTGCCGCTGGCCTTCGTCATCCCCCGGGTCGCCACCCGGCTGCCGAACCAGGGCCCCGTGGTGGTCGTGCTCGGCGCCTGCGGTCTCGCCGGATACGCGGGCCTCTACCTCGCCCCCGCGGGCGGCGCCTGGGTGTGGGCCGTGCTGCTCGGCGTCTCCAACTGTGCCTTCCCGCTGGCCCTCACGATGGTCGGCATGCGGGCCAAGAGCAGCGTGGGCGTCGCCAAGCTGTCGGCCTTCGCGCAGAGCACGGGCTACCTGATCTCGATCCCGGGCCCGCTCCTGGTGGGCGTGCTCTACCAGCACAGCGGCGGCTGGGGGCTGCCGATCGCGCTCATGGCGGGCCTGATGGTGCCGCAGATCGTGGTGGGCATCCTGGCGGGCCGCAACCGCACGGTGGAGGACGAGGTCGCGGCGGCTGCCTGACCCCGGCGGAGAGCCCTCGGACAAAGGGTGCGAGACTCTCCCCATGCCAGTGCTCGACCCGAACCCCCAGAACGGCCAGAAGAAGCTGCTCATCGTGCTCGGCGCGATGCTGGCCATCACCGTGATCATCGGCATCATCGCTGCCATCGCCTCGCCGTGAACTGACCCCGGCGGGGCCGATGGTGGGCCCAAGGTGGGGTTAGCACCACCATCCCTTAGGGGGCCAGTGTCAGGGTCAAGTGGGTGGATCACCGGATGTGCTGAGGGTCGCCGGATCCGTACCTTCGAGATGTGGCCGCGAGGACGCGGCACAGAGGACTCGAAGACCACGGAGGCGGCATGTCGGCCCGTTCGCACACCCGGCGCGACCTGGGAGCCACCAAGGACTCCGCGAGCGTCGAGATCCAGCTTCCGTGGTGGGCGATCGCCCTCCCCGCCATCGCCTTCGCGGCCCTGCTCCTGCTGATACTGAACCCGGCCGACGCCCACGCGACGACCGGCGAGCCGGCGGTCACGCACATGCTCGAACGCATCCAGGAGACCGTGTTCCGTACGGCCCCGTGACCTGCCCCGGATGGACGCCGTCACCCGTGGCGGGGGAGCAGGCCAACTCCCTGCGCCCACTGGCGGGTTTCATGCGAAGCTGGGACGCATGAGCGTCGCAGAACCCCGCAGGATTGTCCTTTTCCGGCATGCGAAGGCCGACTGGCCGCAGGTGACCGACCATGAGCGGCCCCTCGCGGAGCGCGGCCGCAAGGATGCCCCCGTCGCCGGGCGCAAGCTGGCCGACAGTGGCATCCCCTTCGATCTGGCCCTCTGCTCGACCGCCGCCAGGACCCGCGAGACATGGAAGCTCGCCGTCCATGAGCTGCCGCAGAGGCCCAAGACCATCTACGAGGAGCGGCTGTACGAAGCCTCTCCGGGCGAGCTGATCGCCGTGCTGAACGAAACTCCGGACGACGTGCGGGACATCGTGCTGATCGGCCACAACCCCGGAGTGCAGGGGCTCGCCGACGTCCTCGCGGGTGACGCCGAGGGCGACGCGCGTACGCGGATGAACCGCCGCGGCTTCCCGACCTCGGCCTTCGCCGTCCTGACGTACTCCGGCTCGTGGAAGGCCCTGGAGCCGGGGGTCGCCACCCTCGTCGACTACTGGGCACCTTCCGAGTAAACCCTGACGCGGATGCACCGATGGCCCCCGTACCGCTGCGGTGCGGGGGCCATCGGTGTATGACGTGCCGTGTGTGACGCGGCGAAGAAGCCGTCGGGCCGGCCTCAGTCGGTGTGCGTGTCCGCGGCCTCGACCTCTTCGCGGGTGACACCGAGGAGATAGAGGACGGTGTCGAGGAAGGGGACGTTCACCGCGGTGTGCGCGGCCTCGCGGACGACGGGCTTGGCGTTGAAGGCGACACCGAGACCGGCCGCGTTCAGCATGTCGAGGTCATTGGCGCCGTCGCCGATCGCGACGGTCTGCTCCAGCGGGACCCCGGCCTCCTCGGCGAAGCGGCGCAGCAGCCGGGCCTTGCCCGCGCGGTCCACGATCTCGCCGGTCACCTTGCCGGTGAGCCTGCCGTCGACGATCTCCAGGGTGTTGGCCTGGGCGAAGTCGAGGCCGAGACGTTCCTTCAGATCATCGGTCACCTGGGTGAACCCACCCGACACGACGCCCACTTGGTAGCCGAGGCGCTTGAGCGTACGGATGAGGGTGCGGGCGCCCGGGGTGAGGCGGACCTCGGTGCGGACCTTCTCGACGACCGAGGCGTCGAGCCCCGCGAGGAGTTCCACGCGGGCGTGCAGCGACTGCTCGAAGTCCAGTTCGCCGCGCATCGCGGCCTCGGTCACCTCGGCGACCTTGTCCTCGCAGCCGGCGTGCGCCGCGAAGAGTTCGATCACCTCGTCCTGGATGAGGGTCGAGTCGACGTCCATCACGATGAGCCGCTGGGCGCGGCGGTGCAGACCCGCCGCGACGACGGCCACGTCCACGCCGAGCTTCGCCGCCTCCAGGGCGAGGGCGGTGCGCAGCGGCTCGGTCTCCGTGCCGGACACGGCGAACTCCACCGCGGTGACCGGGTACTTGGCGAGCCGGAAGATGCGGTCGATGTTGCCGCCGGTCGCGGTGATGCTGGCGGCGATGGCGGCGGTCGACTCGGCGGTCAGGGGGTGGCCGAGCACGGTGACGTGCGAACGGCCGAGGCCACGCGGGCGGTTGTCACCGATGCCCGAGATGATCTCGGCCTGCATCTTCAGGGACTCGGCCCAGCTGTGCACGGTGGACCGCAGGTCGCCCTCCAGGCCGGCGGGCGGCTCGGTCACGAGCGCGCACAGCACTATGCGGCCACGGGTGACGACCTGCTCGATGTCGACGACGTCGACGGAGTAGGCGGCAAGGGTGTCGAAGAGGCCTGCGGTGATTCCGGGACGGTCCTTGCCGAAGATCTTGACGAGGAGCGTGGGGACATCGGCGGGCTGCGGGGGCTGCGAAGCGCTCATGGTGTGCCCACGGTATCCGGCGGCCCGCGGGGGCGTGCCGCCGGTCCGCTTGGCGGACACGGGTTCGGATGTGCCGGCCCTCCTTTACCGCCCGTTCCCGCCCCGAGGCCCCCGCCCCGGCGGCGGCGGTGGTGGCGGAGGAGGCGGCGGCCAGTCGCCTCCGTTGCCCGAGGAGCGGGGGCGCGGCTTCGGGTGCGGGGGAGGAGTGACCGGCCCGACCACAGTCGGCGCACCGGACACATCACGCGGCGGCCGGAGGTAGGGGTTGGTGTCAGGGTTCGCGGGCCGGAAGGGCGCGCTGGGACTGTACGGCCCCGCAGCACCGGGCTGTCCCGCAGTATCGGGCCTCCCCGCCCCGCCAGGCTGCCCCGGAGCCGGAGCACCCGGAGCACCCGGAGCACCCGGAGCACCCGGAGCACCCGGAGCACCCGGAGCACCCGCAGTCCCAGGCACTCCCGCGCCCCCCTCAGGCGATGCCGTCCCCCCAGCCGCCCCCGCGACGCGAGCCAGCGGTGACACCCGGCCCCCCGCGGCACCGCTCGCCACCGCGAGCAACGCCCCCACCGCTCCGGCCCCGGCACCCCAGGCCGCACCGAGGAGCACGGCCATCCCCAGCTGTCCGTGCAGCTCGATCCCCGCGCCGAACGCGTCGAAGCCGAGCACCGACAGCGAGGCGTCCGCGGAGACCCCCGTCAGCCACACCATCAACGGCAGCGCGAGCGCCGTCACCACGCCGAGCCGCACCGCGCACCGCCCCGCGAACTTCAGGGCGCCCGTCCCACCACGTAAATAGGGAGTGCGGACAGCCGTGAGCACCCCCGCGAAAAGGATCATCAGCGCCGCCGCGACGCCGAGGAGCCACACCCTGCTGTCGAGTTCCGCGAGCCGTCCCAGCGTCACCGCCTCGTTCTCCGAGCCGCCCGACCCCATCAGAAGGTCGTCCAGCGGATCCGGCAGGAGCTTCGCCAGCTCGCCCGTCGCCTCGCCGTCCCACGGCACGAAGAGCCCGATCGGCACCCCGAGCCACACCCCGTTCGGCGCCCCGAGCAGCGCGGCGCCCGCGATCCGCTTGGGATGGGCGTCGCCGATCATCGCGTACAGCGCCGCCGCGAGCCCGGCGAGCACCGCCACGAGCGCCACCGCGACCATCGCGGACGCGGCAGGACGCACCACGCGGTGCACGGCGTCCCACCCGCGCGGCAGCGGCGTACGACGGGATGCGAGCAGCGCGATCAGCAGCACGCCGATCACCCACACCGCGCCCCCGAGCAGCGTCGAACCCGTGTCCACGGTGAAGCCGACCGCCGCCTTCGCCTTGGCGAGATCGCCGAGCCGGTCGGGCAGCAGCCCGCCGAGGTCACCGAGCCCGCCGGGAAGTTTGTCCGTGATGCCGTCCGGGAGCTGGCCGAGCCCCTTGTCGATGCCCTTGTCGATCCCCAGCTGGTCACCGTCGATCGTGATGATGTCGTGACCCGCCCACGCGAGGCCGCCGAGCATCGCGAGAAAGAGGACGATCACCGCACCCGCGCGCGCCGCCAGTTCGGCGGGCGAGATCACAACTCCCGCCGCGCGCAAGGAGCGTAGGAAAAAATACGCAAGGAGGATCGCCCCCGCGAGCCCGACGCCCAGCGGCGCGATGTCGATCGCGGTGGTCGCCTCGGCGCCGTCGAGCCCGAACGCCGACACGTCACCGGACGGAGTGACCGAGCCGCCCGCGCCGAGCGCCACCACGGCGGCCGTCATCGGCCCCAGCGACGCCGCCGCGTCCGCGCCGAGGAGGTGCAGGCCGAGCGCCGCCGTGCCGGCCATGCCGACCAGAGCCCAGCTCACGGCGGCGATGGCGGAGAGCAGCACATCGCCCCACCGCACGCCGCCCCGGCCTTCGACACTGTTCCCGCCGGTCTCCATCAGGACCCCCCGACTCGCACCGCGTAGCCCGTTTCATACGGGATGTGCGCAATGCGCATGATCCGTATGCACTCATGGGCGGTTACTACTCTCCGGGGCGGTTTCTGCCCCGTCAACGGGGCGGTCATGGAGGCCCGTACGCAGTCTTCACAAGGCCCGACTTTCGGTCAGAGGCCTCCGCCTGAAATAGTTCCTCCCGATGTTCGACATCCCTAGACTCCCCATATGGGGGCTAGCTCGGGGGACAACTCAGTGGGGCTGGAGTGCCGGAACTCGTACTGGAATTGAATGGAAGGACCTGGACGCTCGATCCGTCCAGGTCATACACCCTCGGACGTGATCCGCAGGGAGATCTCGCGCTTGACGACGCCAGGGTGTCCTGGCGTCACGCCACGATCAGCTGGAGCGGCCGCAGTTGGGTCATCGAGGACCACGGCAGCACCAATGGCACCTTTGTGCAGGGCCAGCGGATCCACCAGATGGAAATCGGCCCCGGCTCGGCGGTGAACCTCGGCAACGCGACCGACGGCCCGCGGCTGAACGTGTCCGGCAGCGCGTCCGGCGCCGCCGTCTCCGCGCCGCAGCAGGCCGCCCATCAGGCACCGGCCCATCAGGCGCCGCAACACCAGGCACCGCAGCACCACGCGCAGCAGCAGGGTGGTCCCGGCTGGGCCGCCGAGCCTCCTCAGCAGCAGGCGCCGCAGTACCAGGCGCAGCAGCAGATGCCCCAGCAGCAGGGCTGGCCGCAGCCGCAGCAGGCCGCTCAGCACCAGCACCCGCAGCAGCCGCAGGTCCCGCAGCAGCAGGGTCCCGGTGCGGGTTCCGGCGGTGTCGCGGGGGCCCCGCCGGTCTACGGTGACCGCAGCCCGACGACGTTCCACCAGCTCTCGCTCGGCCGCAAGATGCGCATCGGCCGCGCGCTGGAGAACGAACTGGTCGTCTCCGACCTCCAGGTCTCGCGGCACCACGCCGAGTTCACGGCCACCCCGGACGGCCGCTTCGAGATCCACGACCTGGGCTCGCACAACGGCACGTACATCAACGGTCAGCCGGTCGCGAAGTCGGGCACGGCCCTCATCGGCCCGAACGACATCGTCAGCGTCGGCCACTCGACGTTCCGGCTCGTCGGTGACCGGCTCGAGGAGTTCGTCGACACCGGTGAGATCTCCTTCTCCGCCCGCCACCTCACGGTGACGGTCGACGGCGGCAAGGACATCCTCAAGGACGTCTCCTTCGGCGTCCCGGAGAAGTCGCTCATCGCGGTCATCGGCCCCTCGGGCTCCGGAAAGTCCACCCTGCTCAAGGCGCTCACCGGCTACCGGCCCGCCAACAAGGGTGACGTCCTCTACGACAACCGGAACCTCTACAAGCAGTTCGCCGAGCTGCGCCAGCGCATCGGTCTGGTCCCGCAGGACGACATCCTGCACAAGGAACTGACCGTCAAGAAGGCCCTCAAGTACGCGGCCAAGCTCCGCTTCCCCTCGGACACCAGCGAGCAGGAGCGCGAGCAGCGCATAGACGAGGTCCTGCGCGAGCTGAAGCTGGACATCCACAAGGAGAAGAAGGTCACCTCCCTCTCCGGTGGCCAGCGCAAGCGCGTCTCGGTGGCCCTCGAGCTGCTCACCAAGCCGTCGCTGATCTTCCTGGACGAGCCCACATCCGGCCTCGACCCGGGCATGGACCGCGACGTCATGCAGCTGCTGCGCGGCCTCGCCGACGACGGCCGCACGGTCCTGGTCGTCACGCACTCGGTCGCCGAGCTGGCGATCTGCGACAAGCTCCTGGTGATGGCGCCGGGCGGTTCGGTCGCGTACTTCGGTCCGCCGGAGGAAGCGCTCAACTTCTTCGGCTACCAGACGTGGGCGGACGTCTTCTCGGCCTTCGAGAACTACCGAGACTACGACTGGGCGGGCCGCTGGAAGGGCTCGCAGCACTACCAGATGTACGCCGCCGACATCGACGCCGTGGCCGCGCAGTCGGTCCACATGCCGCCGCCGCAGGCGATCAGGCCGCCCAAGCCGCAGGGCTGGGGCTCGCAGCTGTGGACCCTGATCCGCCGCTACACCTCGGTGATCGCCTCCGACAAGGGCTTCCTCGGCCTGATGGTGATCCTGCCCGCGGTCCTCGGCATCGTCAGCGTCGTCATCCCGGCCGAATTCGGGCTCGGCCCGCCCAAGCCGCCGGTCAAGTTCAACGGCGACGCGGGAACGATCATGCTGATCCTCGCGGTCGGCATGTGCTTCTCGGGCGCGGCCAACTCCGTACGTGAGCTGATCAAGGAACGGGTCATCTACGAACGGGAGCGGGCCACCGGCCTCTCCCGCTCGGCGTACCTGATGTCCAAGGTCATCGTCCTCGGCCTGATCACGGCCTTCCAGGGCGTCATCATCTGCGGCATCGGCTTCGCCACGCGTGATCTCCCGGCAGAGGGCCTGATCATGCCTCCGGCCGTCGAGATCTGCCTGGTCATCATCGCCCTGGGCTTCACCTCGATGATGTTCGGCCTGGTCATCTCCTCGCTGGTGAAGACCGCCGAGAAGACCATGCCGCTCCTGGTGATGTTCGCGATCGTCCAGGTCGTCTTCACCGGCGTGCTCTTCCAGGTCTACGGCTCGCCGGGCCTGGAGCAGTTCGCCTGGCTGATGCCCTCGCGCTGGGCCATCGCCGGTGCGGGCTCCACGCTGGACCTCGCGCACCTCATGCCGCCGTGGGACCCGAAGAAGCCGGGCGACCTCGACCCGCTGTGGGAGCACTCGGCCGGGCAGTGGGGCATGAACATCACGATCCTGCTCCTGATCGGCGTCGCCTGCGGCTTCGCGGTCGCACGGCTGCTTCGCCGTCACGAGCCCGAGGTCATGCGCAAGTAAGCAGGCCGGCACCACCGGCCGAGCACGACGAGAAGGGCGGCACCCCGTGCGGGGTGCCGCCCTTCGGCGTCTGCAGAGCCTCGGTGAAGAGGTCCGTTGATCAGGAGATCAGGCTCAGTAGGCGCTGTTCACGTTGTCCATCGAGCCGTAGCGGTCGGCCGCGTAGTTGGCCGCGGCCGTGATGTTGGCGACCGGGTCGTAGATGTTCGTGGACGTGCCCTCGACGTGGTACGCGTTGAACGTCGGCTGGATGACCTGGAGCAGGCCCACGGACGGGGTGCCGTTGATGGCGTTGATGTCCCAGCCGTTCTTGGCGTTCGGGTCGCCCGCGGACTCACGGATGATGTTGCGGTGCAGGCCCTCGTAGGAACCGGGGATGCCCTTGGCCTTCATGATGTCCAGGGACTGGCGGATCCAGCCGTCGAGGTTGTTGGCGTAGACCGGCTTGCGCGCGGCGGCACGGCTCGCGGCTTCCTTGGCCTTGCGCTCGTCCTCGGCCTTCTTCTTGGCCGCGGCCTCCTCGTCGGCCCGCTTCTTCGCGGCGGCGTCGGCCTCGGCCTTCGCCTTCGCGGCGGCTGCGTCCTTGGCCTGCTTGTCGGCGGTGTTCCGCTGCTTGATGACACCGGCGTGGACGGCCTGCTGGGCGTCCACGTTCTGCTTGAAGGCCACCGGGGCGGCCTCCAGGCTCTGGGTCTCGGTTCCTGCATCGGCGCTGCCCGGCACGAGGGAGAACGCGAGGGCGGCGGCACCGAGCGTGGCGACACCGGCGATCGAGAACTTCTGGGTCTTGGTCGGCGCGGGGCGACTATGACCAGGGGTGCTGTGCTTGGACATGCGGATGGACCTCTTCGAAATCGCGGAGGTCGCTCTGGCCGGCGGGGACATTTG
This Streptomyces sp. NBC_01283 DNA region includes the following protein-coding sequences:
- a CDS encoding TldD/PmbA family protein codes for the protein MPHSIDEAFTALPLRALADAALARARALGADHADFRFERVRSASWRLRDAKPAGTSDTTDLGYAVRVVHGGTWGFASGVDLTMDAAAKVASQAVAMAKLSAKVIKAAGSDEQVELAGEPVHADKTWVSAYEIDPFSVPDEEKSGLLAEWSARLLAAEGVSHVDASLLTVHENKFYADTAGTVTTQQRVRLHPQLTAVAVDESSGEFDSMRTVAPPVGRGWEYLTGTGWDWDAELARIPEHLAEKMRAPSVEAGSYDLVVDPSNLWLTIHESIGHATELDRALGYEAAYAGTSFATFDQLGKLAYGSSIMNVTGDRTAEHGLATIGYDDEGVAGQSWDLVKDGTLVGYQLDRRIARLTGFERSNGCAYADSPGHVPVQRMANVSLQPDPGGLSTEDLIAGVDRGIYVVGDRSWSIDMQRYNFQFTGQRFYRIENGRITGQLRDVAYQATTTDFWGSMTAVGGPQTYVLGGAFNCGKAQPGQVAAVSHGCPSALFRGVNILNTTQEAGR
- the fabG gene encoding 3-oxoacyl-[acyl-carrier-protein] reductase — encoded protein: MSRSVLVTGGNRGIGLAIARVFADTGDKVAITYRSGEPPQALTELGVLAVKCDITDAEQVEQAYKEIEEKHGPVEILVANAGITKDQLLMRMSEEDFTSVLDTNLTGTFRVVKRANRGMLRAKKGRVVLISSVVGLMGGPGQANYAASKAGLVGFARSLARELGSRNLTFNVVAPGFVDTDMTKALTDEQRSNIMAQVPLGRYAQPEEIAAAVKFLASDDASYITGAVIPVDGGLGMGH
- the fabI gene encoding enoyl-ACP reductase FabI is translated as MSGILDGKKILITGVLMESSIAFHAAKVAQEQGAEVILTAFPRPTLTERIAKKLPKPAKVIELDVTNQEHLDRLAGLVKDELGGLDGVVHSIGFAPQGAFNFLEASFEDVATAMHVSAFSLKSLTMACRPLMPNGGSVVGLTFDAQFAWPKYDWMGPAKAALEATSRYLARDLGKENIRCNMISAGPIGSMAAKSIPGFADLADVWNTRSPLDWDMADPEPAGRGIVALLSDFFPKTTGEIIHVDGGVHMMGA
- a CDS encoding FadR/GntR family transcriptional regulator, translating into MPLTTPHRSALSEQVIAELRNQISSGEWPVGSRIPTEPELVEQLGVARNTVREAVRALAHNGLLDIRQGSGTYVVATSELAGVMQRRFAETDPRHIAELRSTLESSAAKLAAQRRTERDLKQLDALLERREEAWASGDAEAFVAADATFHLAVVAASHNDAMTAMYADLGEVMIDWLREDIGEELTPESHMDHARLVDAIREHDAEAAAKEAAGYPFMCRRELFEDPARP
- a CDS encoding CynX/NimT family MFS transporter; this translates as MASEETRTMTPTPTPTTPVRTEAAHEAAEKQPPTRAWATRLVMVGIVLAALNLRPGITSLGSLLEEVRDGLGMSGTLAGLLTSVPPLCFAVFGVMAPRLARRFGPSAVVCAGMVAIATGLAIRPFLGGTVGFLAASALALMGIAVSNVLMPVIVKRWFPDRVGSMTGLYSMALALGTSLAAAVTVPMTDALGGSWQSGLAVWAALAVAAVVPWVPLVRDRGVASAAPEHVSSEVRQEDAGLRITRSRTAWALAVFFGLQATAAYITMGWMPQIFRDAGVPAGEAGVLLAVIMAMGVPLAFVIPRVATRLPNQGPVVVVLGACGLAGYAGLYLAPAGGAWVWAVLLGVSNCAFPLALTMVGMRAKSSVGVAKLSAFAQSTGYLISIPGPLLVGVLYQHSGGWGLPIALMAGLMVPQIVVGILAGRNRTVEDEVAAAA
- a CDS encoding SGM_5486 family transporter-associated protein — its product is MPVLDPNPQNGQKKLLIVLGAMLAITVIIGIIAAIASP
- a CDS encoding histidine phosphatase family protein, with the translated sequence MSVAEPRRIVLFRHAKADWPQVTDHERPLAERGRKDAPVAGRKLADSGIPFDLALCSTAARTRETWKLAVHELPQRPKTIYEERLYEASPGELIAVLNETPDDVRDIVLIGHNPGVQGLADVLAGDAEGDARTRMNRRGFPTSAFAVLTYSGSWKALEPGVATLVDYWAPSE